One Dysosmobacter welbionis DNA segment encodes these proteins:
- the hisS gene encoding histidine--tRNA ligase translates to MAKMTPRTLSGFMELLPGPQQQMERIMEILRRTYSLYGFTPLDTPVIESSEVLLAKGGGETEKQIYRFQKGDADLALRFDLTVPLAKYVALHYNDLTFPFRRYQIGKVYRGERAQRGRFREFYQADIDIIGDGRLSIINEAEIPAIIYKTFSTLGLKRFQIRVNNRKILNGFYAMLGLTEKSGDIMRTVDKLDKIGPEKVKAILTGDLAVTPSDADEILKFIAISGGNDAVLSALEGYRGRNEIFDQGLEELNTVVRYLADFGVPAENFAVDLTIARGLDYYTGTVYETTLLDHPEIGSVCSGGRYDNLAEYYTDRQLPGAGISIGLTRLFYVLGEQGMLNPDLPTAPADVLILPMTEDLSAAISLATLLRENGIRSQLHCEEKKFKQKIAYADKLGIPYVIFLGEDEISSGVVACKDMATGEQTKLEPAATVYRIKAGLAEREKGTVIQE, encoded by the coding sequence ATGGCTAAAATGACCCCACGGACACTGTCCGGCTTTATGGAACTGCTGCCCGGACCACAGCAGCAGATGGAGCGGATCATGGAGATCCTCCGCCGTACCTATTCCCTCTATGGCTTTACCCCCCTGGACACCCCGGTGATCGAGTCCAGCGAGGTACTGCTGGCCAAGGGCGGCGGCGAGACGGAGAAGCAGATCTACCGCTTCCAGAAGGGCGACGCGGATCTGGCACTCCGGTTCGACCTGACGGTCCCCCTGGCAAAGTATGTGGCCCTCCACTACAACGACCTGACCTTCCCTTTCCGCCGGTATCAGATCGGCAAGGTGTACCGGGGTGAGCGGGCCCAACGGGGCCGCTTCCGGGAGTTCTATCAGGCGGACATCGACATCATCGGAGATGGCAGGCTCTCCATCATCAATGAGGCGGAGATCCCCGCCATCATCTACAAGACCTTCTCCACCCTGGGACTGAAGCGGTTCCAGATCCGGGTGAACAACCGGAAGATCCTCAACGGCTTCTACGCCATGCTGGGTCTGACGGAGAAGTCCGGTGACATCATGCGCACCGTAGACAAGCTGGACAAGATCGGGCCGGAGAAGGTGAAGGCCATCCTCACCGGCGACCTCGCCGTGACTCCGTCCGACGCCGACGAGATCCTGAAGTTTATCGCCATCTCCGGCGGAAACGACGCCGTTCTCTCCGCTTTGGAGGGCTACCGGGGCCGGAACGAAATCTTCGACCAGGGTCTTGAGGAACTGAACACGGTGGTCCGGTATCTGGCGGACTTCGGCGTCCCGGCGGAGAATTTCGCCGTGGACCTGACCATCGCCCGGGGCCTGGACTACTACACCGGCACCGTCTACGAGACCACCTTGCTGGATCACCCCGAGATCGGCTCCGTCTGTTCCGGCGGCCGGTACGACAATCTGGCGGAGTATTACACGGACCGCCAGCTTCCCGGCGCGGGCATCTCCATCGGCCTGACCCGGCTGTTCTATGTGCTGGGAGAACAGGGTATGCTGAATCCGGACCTGCCCACCGCTCCGGCGGATGTGCTGATCCTGCCCATGACGGAGGACCTGTCCGCTGCCATCTCCCTGGCCACCCTGCTGCGGGAAAACGGCATCCGCTCCCAGCTCCACTGCGAGGAAAAGAAATTCAAGCAGAAAATCGCCTATGCCGACAAGCTGGGCATCCCCTATGTGATCTTTCTGGGGGAGGACGAGATCAGCTCCGGCGTGGTGGCCTGCAAGGACATGGCCACCGGCGAGCAGACAAAGCTGGAACCCGCCGCCACCGTCTACCGCATTAAGGCGGGTCTCGCGGAACGGGAAAAGGGCACCGTCATCCAGGAGTAA
- the minD gene encoding septum site-determining protein MinD, with the protein MTSPGQCIAVASGKGGTGKTSFTAGVGAALALSGRRVLCLDCDIGLRNLDLALGLSDRTLMDFSDVAQNRCSLELAAVEHPKIPGLFLLTAPARPHGRPVTEIQMADLLREVRRRFDFCLLDAPAGLGRGFQLATCAADRCVVVTTADASSLRDAQHTVMELDRFPSGALHLVVNRVRKKLLRQLHATIDDAIDKAGLPLLGVVPEDDALPLCMNRGVPILLADGQSAATAYRNIAKRLQGERVPLLRIR; encoded by the coding sequence ATGACGTCTCCAGGACAGTGCATTGCCGTCGCATCCGGAAAGGGCGGCACCGGAAAGACCTCCTTTACGGCGGGTGTAGGCGCGGCTCTCGCCCTATCTGGCCGGCGGGTGCTGTGCCTGGACTGCGACATCGGTCTGCGGAATCTGGATCTGGCCCTGGGCCTGTCGGACCGGACGCTGATGGACTTCTCAGACGTGGCGCAGAACCGCTGTTCCCTGGAACTGGCCGCTGTGGAACACCCCAAGATCCCCGGCCTTTTCCTGCTGACCGCGCCGGCGCGTCCCCATGGTCGCCCGGTGACGGAGATCCAGATGGCAGATCTGCTGCGGGAGGTACGCAGGCGGTTTGACTTCTGTCTGCTGGACGCACCTGCGGGCCTGGGGCGGGGCTTTCAGCTGGCCACCTGCGCCGCGGACCGCTGCGTGGTGGTGACCACTGCGGACGCCTCCTCCCTGCGGGACGCCCAGCACACCGTCATGGAGCTGGATCGCTTCCCATCAGGCGCCCTGCACCTGGTGGTGAATCGGGTGCGCAAAAAGCTGCTGCGCCAGCTCCACGCCACCATTGACGATGCCATCGACAAGGCCGGCCTGCCGCTGCTGGGAGTGGTCCCCGAGGATGACGCCCTGCCGCTGTGTATGAACCGGGGTGTGCCCATCCTGCTGGCGGACGGCCAGAGCGCCGCGACTGCCTACCGCAACATTGCGAAACGCCTCCAGGGGGAACGGGTCCCCCTGCTGCGGATCAGATAG
- a CDS encoding methylglyoxal synthase, producing the protein MNIALMSHDNKKELMVQFCTAYAGILSHHNIYATNTTGHMVADATGLNVHCFLSYAHGGSQQIGARIAYNEFDLVLFFNDPNNEAMVGDVSYISRLCDQNNIPFASNLATAEALVLGLARGDLDWRCIVNPSNRPIA; encoded by the coding sequence ATGAACATCGCCCTCATGTCCCACGACAACAAGAAGGAGCTGATGGTGCAGTTCTGCACCGCCTACGCCGGCATCCTGTCCCACCACAACATTTACGCCACCAACACCACTGGCCACATGGTGGCCGACGCCACGGGCCTGAATGTCCACTGCTTCCTGTCCTACGCCCACGGCGGCAGCCAGCAGATCGGCGCCCGGATCGCATACAACGAATTCGACCTGGTACTCTTCTTCAACGACCCCAACAACGAGGCTATGGTGGGAGATGTTTCCTATATCTCCCGGCTGTGCGACCAGAACAACATCCCCTTTGCCAGCAATCTGGCCACGGCGGAGGCGCTGGTACTGGGTCTGGCCCGGGGCGATTTGGACTGGCGCTGCATCGTCAATCCCTCCAACCGTCCCATCGCTTGA